GTGGCCGGATTACTGCGGATGTCCATCACAAACAGCTCACTGAAGTGGATATCGGTGATGCCCAGGGCGTCGTATTGCTTTTCCATAGCATAATACGTCTGGTATATCTCGGCGAATTTTTCGAAATGAGATACTTCCCGGCCCGGTTCCGGCTTGAATTGGTATTTGAGCAAAGCGGCAAAATCGAGGTTGTTGTCCTTGTCCAGATACGGCGCATCGGGAACGAGCCTGCCTTCGCCCTGCTCGACAATCAGGTTGATGGCCGCTACTGCAGAATCACGGTCCTTAACGCAAATCAGGTCACCGCCTTCATTTTCGTTGGTGAATACCGGCTTGTGGTTTTTGTCATAATAAATGGTGTCGATATTGTTCTGCGCGTAGTAGCCCTTTTCGGGTACGAGCTGCGGTGCGCGGGTGTTGTAGCGAAGGCCGGGATTCTTATCCAGGCAGTCGATGACCATATCATAAAACTCACCGATTGTCGGATAGGGAATGTAGTTGCGCGCGGCCTTGAGCGTTTTCTGCTTGGGCTTCATCGGTTTCTCGATATTCAGGAAGGTTTCGAGTTGCGCCATGTCCAGTTTTGACGTATTGATCTTCAAAGCGGGCTTATGCCCCGGAAGATCGCATGGCCAGGTTGCCGGTGAGCGGCCATAAAGAATTGGCTGCCCGGCCAACGCCTGCTTGATGTTTGACGAAAGGGCCATATGCAGCATTTCCTCAATGGCGACGCTCATGATGATTGCCCCGGCCTTGTTTGCAAATACCATAATATCAGCAGAAAGGTTTAGGGCCATCTCACTGGCTTCCTCAAAAGTGTAGCGTGGTTCCCTGTCGATTTTGAGCAGCGCATTGGTCAGCGAATTGATCATCGCCTGCTGGTTGGGTGCCCTGTTGATGGAGTAATAGGTAAAAAGGTAGGTCGGAATCGTCGAAATCTCAATCTCGATCGCCTGCTGTACGGCTTCGCCGAGATTTTCCGGAGTCACCCTTTCAGCCTTCTCGCCGAAAAATTTTTGGTGTATCATCTTAAGTTTTGGTTTTTGATTGGTTTTTAAATTGTCAATAGCCAAACTTAGAGAATAGGATTGGGGTGGATACGCGTAGTTATACCTGATTTTTTTATCATGGTGTGGAGAAACCAGCCATGCCTTCAGCCTTCGGCCACCACCCCGGCCTGCGGCCTGCGGTCACCACCCAGCCTTCCGCCTGTGGTTACCGCCGCGGCCTTAGGCCTTCGGTTACCACCCCGGCCTGCGGCCTAAGGTCACCACCCCGGCCTTCGGCCACCCCTCCGGAGGAGGGGAATGGTCGTGGGAACTAGAATGATGTTTTCTTAGGCGCTGAGTGCCTTTTCATAGTTTACAAATATGTTGATGTAGATACTCCGGGCGCCGCGCGTGATCAGGGGCAGGAGTACAAACAAGGTGGCAAATATGGAAATGAAAGAAACGTCGACACCGGCGTGGAAGCCGTAGTGCGTAATCAAAAACGAGAAAAGCCCGGCCATTACTGCAAGTCCGTAGCTGACATACATCGCCCCGAAGAAGAAATTCGGTTCGACCATGAACCGGAAACCGCAATGGCTGCAATGTTCGTGCATGGTAAGCATTTTAGTGACGTTGTACGGATTTTTGTGGATGTACATTTTGCCTGACTGGCATTTCGGGCAGGTTCCGGTGGCGATGCTGTATAGTTTTGTTCCTTTGGTGCACATGGTGAATAATTTTTAACTGACTTTGATCCTTACTTTATATTGATGAAACTTCTTCTTTTTGTCACTCGGATTTATTTGACAAAGGTCCGGATATTTTGAGATGAATCGTTGGTGCGTATTGCGTAGAAAATGGTACTTTTAGGACATTATGAACGAAATCGCCATACTCAACATCAATCAGTTCCGGAAGCCGGAAGCCGGGGAGGATTTTTACGCCAATACGTTGGCAAATCATTTGGTGACAAGCCATAAGCATATAGAGCGGCCGCACAAGCACGACTTTTATGCTGCCATCTTATTCACGAAAGGGACGGGTAGGCACCATATCGATTTCAGGACATTTAACGTAAAACCGGGCTCCCTGTTCCTGATGTCGCCCGGGCAAGCCCATAGCTGGTCCCTTTCTGCGGAAGCGGACGGATTCATATTCTTCCATACCAAAGCGTTTTATGACCTGCATTTCATCAACGGTATTGACAGTTTTACATTTTTTTCGCCGTTGCGCAATACATGTGAGCTCGTGCTGGATGGCGTGGCATTGCAGGAAACGGAACAACGGTTTGTCAAAATTCTCGCGGAAAGTGGCGGGGCGGCATTGAAGCGTGACGAACTGATCCTGAGCCTCCTCAGCCAAATTTACATCGGGTTTGGGCGCGCTGCTGCAGATCAAAATCCCATCAACGCTGCACAGCATTCTTATTCTGTGAGATTCCACGAATTTGAAAAGTACGTAGAACAGCACTTCCGCACTGAGAAATCCGCCGAAGCCTATGCCGGGATGATGCACATGACAGCCAAACACCTGAACCGCATCAACAAGGCGGTAATCGGCAAAACAACCACCGACATCATCACGGAACGTGTGCTGCTCGAAGCCAAACGGATGCTGATCCATTCGAGGAAAAACCTCAGTGAGATTGCCTATGAGTTGGGATTTGAGGACTATGGGTATTTTTCGAAACTGTTTAAAAGACGGGTTGGCGTTGGGGTTAGGGAGTTTCAGTCGCAGTCACAGTAGGCCGTTGCAGCAGGTGGTCGCATTGCGGACGTCGATGGCGAGGCCGCGAACGTCGATGGCAAAGGCGCGAAGGTCGATGGCAAAGGCGCGAACGTCAATGGCAAAGGCGCGAACGTCGATGGCAAGGCCGCGAATGTCAATGGCAAGCGCGCGAACGTCGATGGCAAGGCCGCGAACGTCAATGGCAAGCGCGCGAACATCGATGGCAAAGGCGCGAAGGTCGATGGCAAAGGCGCGACCGTCGATGGCAGGGGCGCGAAGATCGATGGCAGGGGCGCGACCGTCGATGCCTTAAAATAAACTTCCGGCGTATCCAAAGAAAACTATAGCGACATCCCACACCTGCCCGAATGTTGAAACGAAGATTTTGGTAGACTTAATAATTCTCATACTAATACAAGTGTTTTCAGCTAAATATACATCAATTGGCGAATCGTATGTACTATACAACGAAATAATTGTTGGAAAACGTTTTTTTTATTTGTGATATTTTTAAATTTCGCATGAATTGTAGGTTCAGGGTTGAAATATAAAAAGGATTGACGTTTTAACCACCCGGCCTGCGGCCACCCTTATGGAGGAGCGGATTGGAGCCCGGCCATCAATATTGTATGAAAACAAACACCAAGGTAAAACTGATGTCGTTTTTAGGGCGGCAAAGTGCGGAGCAGGAAATCCATGCAGAAAACGACTATTGGAAATTGATTGGCGAGACGGGCGTGGTGCTGGGTGAAACCAGAAATGCCTATGGCAGGCTGCTGATTTTGTTTGACAATGACCTGGACCGCTTTGGCGTTGCGAACCACAACGCGGTAAGGAATTCGTTGTGGATTGTGCCGGAAGATCTGGAAATTGTGGATGATAATGATTAGTAACCGTTCGTCTCCAGCTGGAATCAAAACAGCGTATGACCAATACTGGGTCTTTGTAAAACAACTCAGGGAAATGGCGGGGGAATGGTGTTGGTTTAAGGTAAGTTTTTCATCGGTCGCTTGCGAAATAAATTGAAATGATAGCGCTTTTCAATATCTTCGCCTTAAAGCAATCTGATACATGACTGGTAAAAACTGCCTCAACTGCGATAAGGTGTTAACAGATAAATTTTGTGCCGGCTGCGGCCAGAAAGCTGACACACACCGGATTTCTTTCCAGCATTTTATATTCCATGACCTGTTGCATGGTACATTCCATATCGATAAGGGCATGCTGTTTACGGCCCGGCAGGCGTTGACGCGTCCGGGGAAGGCCGCACTCGATTATATTTCCGGGAAGCGGATACGGTATTACAATGTGTTTTACCTGGTGTTGATCACGCTCGGACTTTTGCTGTTTGTGCGCCATTTTTACAGTGAACTGCTGATCAGCCGGATTGGGGAAGCCGTACCGGATCCTGCTCACCAGACGGAAGCAAATAAGGCATTGGACCAGATTTATACCCAGAGGAGTAAAATCCTGATCTTCCTTTTTGTGCCGTTGTCAGCGTTGAACAGCTTTATCGTATTCCGCCGGAGAAGACTGAACCTGAGTGAACACGCAATTATTGCGGGGATGGTCTTGTTAGGGATGCTGTTGATTTCGATGGTCGGGCATCTCATTTATTATATTAACCTCGTGATTCCGTTTAGTGAAGGCTTCGCCACGGCGGTTGATATTTCAGTGGTAGTCCTTACGATGATGTATGTGGCCTATGCTTATATAAACGCCTTCCGCGCCGATTATTCCGGTTTCGCTATGGGTTGCAGGATTGCATTGATGTACCTTTTCATGTGCGTTGAGGTGGTGTTGCTTTTGGCGTTCCTGATCGGACTGGTGTCGCATTGGACGTACCAGGGCACATTTAACTTAAACCCAATGGGTTCGTAAAAAAACATCTATGAATTATACAAAATGGCACAGGGTGGGCCTCCTCATGATCCTTGCGGTCGTATTGTCATCGTGTAAACTCGGTCGGTTTGTGGTCTACAATTTCGCCGATATCAAAGATTACAAGAAGTTTCCATCGCGGGCGTTGGTGAGCCATGAGAGGAAATTCAGGTTTGATTCGACTTCAAACGGGAAATATCCGAAAGCCATTAAGGTGGGCAACCGAAAGGATTCCATTTCGCTTGACCGGCTGCTCGAAAGCCACAGCACCGTCGCGTTCCTGATCATCAGGAATGATACGATACAGTATGAAAAGTATTTCAAGGGATACAATCGGGAAAGTATCATACCGTCATTTTCGATGGCCAAATCCGTGACGTCGATCCTTATCGGCTGTGCGATTGATGATGGTTTGATCAAGTCGGTTGATGAACCCGTGACGCATTACCTTCCTGAACTCGAAAAGAACGGCTTTGGGAAAGTGACTATAAAGCATTTGCTGCAGATGACCTCGGCGCTGGATTTCAGTGAGAGTTACTTTAACCCGTTCGGTGAAGCGGCTTCCTTTTATTATGGACGGAACCTGAAGCGTGAAGTGTCCAAACTTAAGCTAAAAGGCGAACCCGGAAAGACTTTCGACTACGTGAGCGGGAATACGCAGCTGTTGGGGGAAGTTCTGGCAAGCGCCCTGAAGGGAAAAACGGTCACGCAATATTTCCAGGAAAAATTATGGACACCGCTCGAGATGGAGTACGATGGTTCGTGGAGTATCGACAAAAAGAACAACGGGACGGAAAAGGCGTTCTGCTGTATTAATGCCCGCGCGCGGGATTTTGCCAAAATCGGCCGACTCTACCTCAATAAAGGCGCATGGAACGGCAGGCAGATCGTCTCCCGCAAATGGGTAGAGGAATCGACAAAAGCAGATACCACCGAAGGCGGCGCGGATTATTATAAGTACCAATGGTGGCTGCCCTCGGCAAACGGGGATTTTATGGCTGAAGGCATTCTCGGGCAGTATATTTATGTAAATCCCGAAAAAAACGTCGTGATTGTGAGGATGGGTAAAAATGGCGGCGGTGTGAACTGGTCCGATTTTTTCATCGCATTGGCGGGTTACGCTGACAGACATTAAAAAAAACCGGACTCACGCCCGGCTTCTTCCATTTCCATTTCATAAATCGTAAAAATCTTTTGTACTGCAGGTCTGCTTAGTGCACGGCTTCAGACAAATCCACCTTATTTTTTCCTCTTTTCACAAATAGGATAACCGGGATGCAACACAGGAACAGGATGCCCAGATATAGAAAAACGTCCATGTAAGAGAGCACTGTCGCCTGTTTTAACACGTTGTAGTCCAATGCCTGGTGGGCTTTCGCAAGTGCTTCGCTGGACGAAAATCCCTTAGACATAAAGGCCTGTTGCATGCCGCTGATGCGCTGCTGTACTTCCAGCCTGCTGCCATCGAGGTGCGACACCAGATCCACGCGGTGCTTTTGCGTATATCTTGTAATAAACGTTGTGATGATCGCAATCCCGAATGATCCCCCAAGCTGGCGCATCATGCCGGTAAACGCGGCACCTTCGCCGATGCTTTTCCCTTGCAGGGTAGACAGCGCCATTGTGGTGATCGGGACAAATAGCAGTCCCAATCCGATGCCACGCATGATCAGTGGCCAGAATAAATGTTCTACGCCGGTATCGGGTGTCATGGCGTTGTGCATAGAGAATGTAAAAAAGAAAAAAATCAGGAAGCCGACGGCTACCAGGTAGGGTTGGGGCACACCCTTCTGGATCAGGTTTCCGACAATCGGCATCATAAAAGCCGTGGTAATCGAACCCGGAATCAGCAACAATCCGGCGTCTGTGGCAGTCCATCCCAATATTTGCTGGGTGTAAATCGGGATCACCAGTGTAGACCCGTACAGTCCGAAACCGAGGATGAAGCACATAAATGTCCCTACGCGCAGGTTTCTGTCCTTGAGTACGCTGAGGTTCACGATAGGATATTGGTATGTAAGCTGCCGCCAGATAAATAAGATCAAACCGAATAAGGATACGACGCTGAGGCCTGTAATCAGGGGATCATCAAACCAATCATCCTGCTGCCCGTGCTCCAGGACAAACTGCAGCGACCCGATGAAAGCCATGAGCAGGAGGATCCCGATCCAATCGACCTGATTCGCCTTGAGTTTCTCGCCATATTTGGGACTGCGCACGAAACTCAGTGTGAGTATTACAGCAATAATTCCAATCGGGATGTTGATGTAAAAGATGTAGGGCCATGAATAATGTTCGACAATATAGCCACCTAAAGGCGGCCCGAGCGTAGGTCCGACGATGACACCCATACCATAGATGGCCTGTGCCATGCCGCGTTTGGCTGCCGGATAACTTTCGGTAATGATGGTTTGTGCGGTGACAAGCAGTGCGCCGCCTCCAAGTCCCTGTATGAAACGGAAAACCACGAGTTCCCAGATGTTGCCGGCGTTTCCGCAAAGGAAGGATGAGATCGTAAAGATCACGATGGACACGGCGAAGTAATTTCGCCTCCCGAACTGCTGCGAGAGCCAACTCGTCATCGGGATGACGATGACGTTGGCAATGGCGTAGGCGGTGATCACCCAGGCCACATCGGTCAGCGTGGCGCCAAGGCTGCCGCGCATGTCGGTGAGCGCTACGTTTACAATCGTCGTGTCGACAATCTCCAGCAGCGCGCACAGCACGGCCGTAATGGTAATGATTACCCGCCTGAAGCCGTATTCGACCAAATCATTTTCTTCTTTAACCATGGTTTTTGGGTTAAGGTTTAACGCTTAGGAGCCCTGTTTTTTGCCAATGCGGCAAGGCCAGTGTCTGCATACTTAATTTAAATGCACATCGACATCCACATTCATCCCCGGCCGCAGCAATTTTATTTTTCCGGCATCATTCCCGGCATCCAGTGTAATCTTGACGGGAAGCCTTTGGATTGTTTTTACGAAGTTACCTGTTGCGTTGTCCGGAGGCAGAATTGAGAAACGCGCGCCGGTAGCAGGGGAGAACGAAGCCACTGTTCCTGTAAATTCAGTGTCCGGATAAGCATCGACCTTAACGGTGACTTTTTGCCCTGCGACCATCTTATTGAGCTGGGTTTCCTTGAAATTGGCAATTACCCAGGGGTTTTGGTTGCTGATGATGTAAAACAGCGACTGTCCGGGCTGCACGACCTGCCCGGGCTGTATGCCGATTTTTGAAATCTGGCCGTCGACTGAAGCGGTAACCACGGTATAATCCACATTTAACTTTGCGGCATCAACAGCCGCCTGCGCGCGTTTGATATTCGCCGCGGCCACGGACGTCTGTTTGCTGCTGACATTCGATTTCGCGATGGTGACCGATTTCTGGTATGCACTGGCGCGTTGCTGCTGCTGGAGGATTTTCAATTGGTTCTCTGCTTCCAGTTTCGCCGCCTCAGCCTGTTCAAACTGCTGCTTTGTAATCGAATGGTTCCTGTACAGGTTGTTGTAGCGCTCAAAGTCGTTGGTGGCCCGTGTCAGCCGTATGCGTGCGGTTTCAATATTCCCGCCCGCAGAAAGTACGTTGGCTTCTGAAACCGACACGTTTGCCTGCGCACTGCCTACGTCGGCTTTTGAGACATCGTAATTCCCTTCCGCTGCTGCCAGTGCCGCCTTTGCGTCCTCGAGCTTTACGA
The nucleotide sequence above comes from Flavobacterium magnum. Encoded proteins:
- a CDS encoding ferritin-like domain-containing protein, whose amino-acid sequence is MIHQKFFGEKAERVTPENLGEAVQQAIEIEISTIPTYLFTYYSINRAPNQQAMINSLTNALLKIDREPRYTFEEASEMALNLSADIMVFANKAGAIIMSVAIEEMLHMALSSNIKQALAGQPILYGRSPATWPCDLPGHKPALKINTSKLDMAQLETFLNIEKPMKPKQKTLKAARNYIPYPTIGEFYDMVIDCLDKNPGLRYNTRAPQLVPEKGYYAQNNIDTIYYDKNHKPVFTNENEGGDLICVKDRDSAVAAINLIVEQGEGRLVPDAPYLDKDNNLDFAALLKYQFKPEPGREVSHFEKFAEIYQTYYAMEKQYDALGITDIHFSELFVMDIRSNPATTDYPAHIAPVSDLINGVYTYIFVMIEECYRKSGSTQYETFMFGIHKSMIFILNSLCGDIMKLKYRADDGKEYYASPTFENYNFSPVARPKAQLQALYAAAVAVYPAISYLGVRINDLPDVDLK
- a CDS encoding DUF983 domain-containing protein, translated to MCTKGTKLYSIATGTCPKCQSGKMYIHKNPYNVTKMLTMHEHCSHCGFRFMVEPNFFFGAMYVSYGLAVMAGLFSFLITHYGFHAGVDVSFISIFATLFVLLPLITRGARSIYINIFVNYEKALSA
- a CDS encoding HlyD family secretion protein; amino-acid sequence: MEKKKTNKKFIAILSILIIAGVTYGVFKYVHSLKHEETDDAQIEKNMNPIIPRVTGYVTKVYVKDNDFVKKGDTLFTIDNSDYVVKLEDAKAALAAAEGNYDVSKADVGSAQANVSVSEANVLSAGGNIETARIRLTRATNDFERYNNLYRNHSITKQQFEQAEAAKLEAENQLKILQQQQRASAYQKSVTIAKSNVSSKQTSVAAANIKRAQAAVDAAKLNVDYTVVTASVDGQISKIGIQPGQVVQPGQSLFYIISNQNPWVIANFKETQLNKMVAGQKVTVKVDAYPDTEFTGTVASFSPATGARFSILPPDNATGNFVKTIQRLPVKITLDAGNDAGKIKLLRPGMNVDVDVHLN
- a CDS encoding MDR family MFS transporter — encoded protein: MVKEENDLVEYGFRRVIITITAVLCALLEIVDTTIVNVALTDMRGSLGATLTDVAWVITAYAIANVIVIPMTSWLSQQFGRRNYFAVSIVIFTISSFLCGNAGNIWELVVFRFIQGLGGGALLVTAQTIITESYPAAKRGMAQAIYGMGVIVGPTLGPPLGGYIVEHYSWPYIFYINIPIGIIAVILTLSFVRSPKYGEKLKANQVDWIGILLLMAFIGSLQFVLEHGQQDDWFDDPLITGLSVVSLFGLILFIWRQLTYQYPIVNLSVLKDRNLRVGTFMCFILGFGLYGSTLVIPIYTQQILGWTATDAGLLLIPGSITTAFMMPIVGNLIQKGVPQPYLVAVGFLIFFFFTFSMHNAMTPDTGVEHLFWPLIMRGIGLGLLFVPITTMALSTLQGKSIGEGAAFTGMMRQLGGSFGIAIITTFITRYTQKHRVDLVSHLDGSRLEVQQRISGMQQAFMSKGFSSSEALAKAHQALDYNVLKQATVLSYMDVFLYLGILFLCCIPVILFVKRGKNKVDLSEAVH
- a CDS encoding helix-turn-helix domain-containing protein; this translates as MNEIAILNINQFRKPEAGEDFYANTLANHLVTSHKHIERPHKHDFYAAILFTKGTGRHHIDFRTFNVKPGSLFLMSPGQAHSWSLSAEADGFIFFHTKAFYDLHFINGIDSFTFFSPLRNTCELVLDGVALQETEQRFVKILAESGGAALKRDELILSLLSQIYIGFGRAAADQNPINAAQHSYSVRFHEFEKYVEQHFRTEKSAEAYAGMMHMTAKHLNRINKAVIGKTTTDIITERVLLEAKRMLIHSRKNLSEIAYELGFEDYGYFSKLFKRRVGVGVREFQSQSQ
- a CDS encoding serine hydrolase domain-containing protein, translated to MNYTKWHRVGLLMILAVVLSSCKLGRFVVYNFADIKDYKKFPSRALVSHERKFRFDSTSNGKYPKAIKVGNRKDSISLDRLLESHSTVAFLIIRNDTIQYEKYFKGYNRESIIPSFSMAKSVTSILIGCAIDDGLIKSVDEPVTHYLPELEKNGFGKVTIKHLLQMTSALDFSESYFNPFGEAASFYYGRNLKREVSKLKLKGEPGKTFDYVSGNTQLLGEVLASALKGKTVTQYFQEKLWTPLEMEYDGSWSIDKKNNGTEKAFCCINARARDFAKIGRLYLNKGAWNGRQIVSRKWVEESTKADTTEGGADYYKYQWWLPSANGDFMAEGILGQYIYVNPEKNVVIVRMGKNGGGVNWSDFFIALAGYADRH
- a CDS encoding DUF3667 domain-containing protein, giving the protein MTGKNCLNCDKVLTDKFCAGCGQKADTHRISFQHFIFHDLLHGTFHIDKGMLFTARQALTRPGKAALDYISGKRIRYYNVFYLVLITLGLLLFVRHFYSELLISRIGEAVPDPAHQTEANKALDQIYTQRSKILIFLFVPLSALNSFIVFRRRRLNLSEHAIIAGMVLLGMLLISMVGHLIYYINLVIPFSEGFATAVDISVVVLTMMYVAYAYINAFRADYSGFAMGCRIALMYLFMCVEVVLLLAFLIGLVSHWTYQGTFNLNPMGS